One Nicotiana sylvestris chromosome 12, ASM39365v2, whole genome shotgun sequence genomic window carries:
- the LOC138882814 gene encoding uncharacterized protein — MPRPPPPYPQSLEKQNSENQFKNFIDMMKSLSINIPLVEALEQMPGYAKFIKDFVTKKRSMNCETIKMTHQFILPADFVILDCEVDYEVPIILGRPFLSRGKSLVDVEADELTLWVGDKKVVFHVCKYMRKPNSNEVCSFVDLVTDVIVDDASATMNVEDNLEAVLLNLDDVEEKEGYVKCVNALQGMGSYTYEPRNLSLDLENRKTPPTKPSIEGPPTLELKPLPPHLKYEFLGPSSTLSFLLA; from the exons atgccaaggcctcctcctccataccctcaaagtCTTGAAAAGCAAAACagtgaaaaccaattcaaaaattttattgatatgatgaagagtttgtcgATTAATATACCATTGGTTGAGGCATTGGAACAAATGCCGGGATATGCAAAATTTATAAAGGATTTTGTAACCAAGAAGAGATCGATGAattgtgagacaatcaagatgacacatcaa TTCATCCTCCCAGCGgactttgtgattcttgattgtgaagtggattatgaggtgcctatcattttgggtagacctttcctttCTAGGGGGAAAAGTCTTGTTGATGTGGAGGCCGATGAGCTCACCTTATGGGTAGGTGACAaaaaggtggtctttcatgtgtgcaaatatATGAGGAAACCAAATAGTAATGAAGTGTGTTCGTTCGTGGATTTGGTCACCGATGTGATTGTTGATGATGCTAGTGCCACCATGAATGTTGAGGATAATTTGGAAGCTGTTTTGCTCAATCTTGATGATGTTGAGGAGAAAGAAGGCTATGTGAAGTGTGTGAATGCATTGCAAGGCATGGGGTCATACACATATGAGCCCCGCAATCTATCTTTAGATCTTGAAAACCGAAAGACTCCTCCGACAAAGCCCTCGATCGAGGGGCCTCCCActttggagttaaagccattgcctccacatctcaagtatgaattccttggcccttcttctactttatCCTTTCTCCTTgcttaa
- the LOC104240411 gene encoding pentatricopeptide repeat-containing protein At1g09900, whose product MLLKSHICSRIGIALPRHRNNFKILWFGLCNHRVYVEFSGKIATFESRIHFGGDPFTYNGVVASFSSCSSGSDSPRVNLNPNLYLKNEHSDDTGDGIFVKEELGSKECKDLSFSDNSCDEDGKDCSFKETASSCRFDNVDEFEESENEDGGGSLDCIDDDFKVLDSFGKSQRQVNRAENVGISERIEGVEDEMRHPLVKETCRLIERQSGWTPKLEIELRRLLRSMKPLQVCAVLRSQSDERVALKFFYWADQQWRYRHDPIVYYVMLQLLSRTKLCQGAKRILKLMPRRRIPRRPEDFGCVMVSFSRAGHLRKAMQILNVMQRAGIEPDLYICNTAIYVLVKGNKIEKALRFLERMQLVGITPNVVTYNCLIKGYCDVHRVEDALELMAEMPYKGCYPDKVSYYTLISFFCTQKQTDKVKELVEKMDKDSNLLPDQVTYNTIIHMLSKCGHADEAMGFLREAEERGFQVDKVGYSAVVNSFCKDGRIDKAKELVNEMIAKGCNPDVVTYTAVLNGFCLAGKIDQAKKLLQHMYKHGCKPNTVSYTALLNGLCRSGRSVEAREMMSMCEESWWRPNAITFSVLMHGYRREGKLSGACDVGREMIAKGYFPTPVEINLLIRSLCQEGRVDEAKNFMEECFKKGCAVNVVNFTTLIHGFCQKNELDAALSVLDDMYLINKHPDAVTYTTLIDGLAKQGRIEEAIDLANKMLHRGVLPTAVTYRTVIHRFCQQRRVDDLVKLLEKMLSRQGCKTAYNQVIEKLCGFGYADEAYKLLGNVLRTASRVDANTCHILMETYLKERNPLSSYKVACRMFNRNLIPDLKLCDKVKDRLMQDGRVEEADKLMLRFVERGRNLPQLQRA is encoded by the coding sequence ATGCTGCTGAAGTCACATATATGCTCTAGAATTGGAATAGCCTTGCCTAGGCATAGAAACAATTTCAAGATTCTTTGGTTTGGTTTATGTAATCATCGTGTTTATGTTGAATTTTCTGGAAAAATTGCAACTTTTGAATCAAGAATCCATTTTGGTGGAGACCCATTTACTTATAATGGAGTTGTTgcatctttttcttcttgttcatCTGGAAGTGATAGCCCTAGAGTCAATCTAAACCCTAATTTGTACTTGAAAAATGAGCATTCTGATGATACTGGAGATGGAATTTTTGTAAAAGAAGAATTGGGTTCTAAAGAATGTAAAGATTTGAGCTTTTCTGACAATTCTTGTGATGAAGATGGAAAAGATTGCAGCTTTAAAGAAACTGCTAGTAGTTGTAGGTTTGATAATGTGGATGAGTTTGAAGAGTCAGAAAATGAAGATGGAGGAGGTAGTTTGGACTGTATTGATGATGATTTTAAGGTTTTGGATTCATTTGGTAAAAGTCAAAGGCAAGTGAATCGGGCGGAGAATGTTGGAATTTCTGAAAGAATTGAAGGGGTTGAAGATGAAATGAGACACCCTTTGGTTAAGGAAACATGTAGATTAATTGAACGTCAGTCGGGTTGGACTCCGAAGCTTGAGATTGAATTGAGGCGTCTGCTAAGAAGTATGAAGCCTCTGCAAGTTTGTGCTGTGTTAAGGTCTCAATCCGATGAAAGGGTCGCTTTGAAATTCTTTTATTGGGCGGACCAGCAATGGCGTTATCGACATGACCCTATTGTTTATTATGTGATGCTTCAACTTCTAAGTAGGACAAAGTTGTGTCAGGGAGCTAAGCGCATTCTCAAGCTGATGCCACGTAGAAGAATTCCGAGGAGACCTGAAGATTTTGGTTGTGTGATGGTTTCTTTTAGTCGAGCTGGACATTTAAGGAAAGCAATGCAGATCCTGAACGTGATGCAAAGAGCAGGAATTGAGcctgatttatatatatgcaACACTGCAATTTATGTTTTGGTGAAGGGAAATAAAATTGAGAAAGCATTGAGGTTTCTTGAGCGGATGCAACTAGTTGGGATAACACCGAATGTTGTTACGTACAATTGTTTAATCAAAGGTTATTGTGATGTGCATCGAGTTGAAGATGCATTAGAGCTGATGGCTGAAATGCCGTATAAGGGCTGTTACCCAGATAAAGTTAGTTATTATACGTTGATTTCATTCTTTTGCACGCAGAAACAAACCGATAAAGTGAAAGAGTTGGTGGAGAAAATGGATAAAGATAGTAACTTATTGCCTGACCAGGTTACTTATAATACAATTATACATATGCTTTCGAAGTGCGGTCATGCTGATGAAGCGATGGGATTCTTAAGGGAAGCTGAAGAAAGAGGATTCCAAGTGGATAAAGTGGGTTACAGTGCTGTGGTAAATTCCTTCTGTAAAGACGGAAGAATAGATAAGGCAAAGGAACTGGTCAATGAAATGATTGCCAAAGGATGTAATCCTGATGTGGTTACTTACACTGCAGTTCTGAATGGGTTTTGTCTTGCAGGGAAAATTGATCAAGCTAAAAAGTTACTTCAACATATGTACAAGCACGGTTGCAAGCCAAACACTGTATCATATACTGCCCTATTAAATGGGCTTTGCCGGAGTGGAAGGTCTGTTGAGGCAAGAGAGATGATGAGCATGTGTGAGGAGTCGTGGTGGAGACCGAATGCTATTACGTTTAGCGTGTTAATGCATGGCTATCGCAGGGAAGGGAAACTGTCTGGAGCCTGTGATGTGGGTAGGGAAATGATTGCAAAGGGCTATTTCCCTACCCCCGTTGAAATTAACCTGCTAATTCGATCCCTTTGTCAAGAAGGCAGAGTAGATGAAGCAAAGAACTTTATGGAAGAATGTTTCAAGAAAGGATGTGCTGTTAATGTGGTGAATTTCACCACTTTAATTCATGGTTTCTGTCAAAAGAATGAATTGGATGCTGCTCTCTCGGTCCTTGATGACATGTACTTGATTAACAAACATCCTGATGCTGTCACATATACAACGCTAATAGACGGATTGGCAAAGCAAGGAAGAATAGAAGAGGCTATTGATCTAGCCAATAAAATGCTTCATAGGGGTGTGCTTCCCACTGCTGTGACGTATCGTACGGTCATCCACCGATTTTGTCAGCAACGTAGGGTTGATGATCTGGTGAAATTACTGGAGAAGATGCTTTCAAGACAGGGGTGTAAGACTGCTTATAATCAGGTTATTGAAAAACTTTGTGGTTTCGGATATGCTGACGAGGCTTATAAGCTGTTGGGAAACGTCCTCAGGACAGCTTCAAGAGTTGATGCAAATACCTGCCACATTCTTATGGAGACCTATTTAAAGGAAAGGAACCCTCTTTCATCATATAAGGTGGCTTGTCGAATGTTCAACCGGAATCTGATACCTGACTTAAAGCTCTGTGACAAGGTGAAGGATAGATTGATGCAAGATGGCAGAGTAGAAGAGGCGGACAAGCTCATGTTGCGCTTTGTCGAGCGTGGCCGTAACTTGCCTCAGCTTCAGAGGGCGTGA